One region of Nycticebus coucang isolate mNycCou1 chromosome 10, mNycCou1.pri, whole genome shotgun sequence genomic DNA includes:
- the RD3 gene encoding protein RD3, translated as MSLIPWLRWNEAPSRLSSRSPAEMVLETLMMELAGQMREAERQQRERSNAVRKVCTGVDYSWLASTPRPTYDLSPGERLQLEDVCAKIHPSYCGPAILRFRQLLAEQEPEVQQVSRLFRSVLQEVLERMKQEEEAHKLTRQWSLRPRGSLTTFKTRARISPFASDIRTISEDVERDAQLQPRTWSMPEFRAPKTD; from the exons ATGTCCCTTATCCCCTGGCTCCGGTGGAATGAAGCCCCATCCCGTCTGTCCTCCCGGAGCCCAGCTGAGATGGTGCTGGAGACCCTCATGATGGAGCTGGCAGGGCAGATGCGAGAGGCTGAGAGACAGCAGCGGGAGCGCAGCAATGCGGTCAGGAAGGTGTGCACGGGCGTAGACTACAGCTGGCTGGCCAGCACTCCCCGGCCTACCTATGACCTCAGCCCTGGGGAGCGGCTGCAACTGGAAGATGTTTGTGCCAAGATCCACCCATCCTACTGTGGGCCTGCCATCCTCAG GTTCCGGCAGCTGCTGGCGGAGCAGGAGCCGGAGGTGCAGCAGGTGTCCCGGCTCTTCCGCTCGGTGCTGCAGGAAGTCCTGGagaggatgaagcaggaggagGAAGCCCACAAGCTGACTCGGCAGTGGAGCCTGCGGCCCCGCGGCAGCCTGACCACCTTCAAGACCCGCGCGCGCATCTCCCCGTTCGCCAGCGACATTCGGACCATCTCCGAGGACGTGGAGCGAGACGCACAGCTGCAGCCCCGGACCTGGAGCATGCCCGAGTTCCGGGCGCCCAAAACCGACTGA